The following are encoded together in the Ictalurus punctatus breed USDA103 chromosome 1, Coco_2.0, whole genome shotgun sequence genome:
- the LOC128632954 gene encoding LOW QUALITY PROTEIN: carcinoembryonic antigen-related cell adhesion molecule 1-like (The sequence of the model RefSeq protein was modified relative to this genomic sequence to represent the inferred CDS: substituted 1 base at 1 genomic stop codon), which yields MLSARSLLVRREFARPSMSGVRASTSAREAQKSPGPASNVTVVPSKTELVEFSSTVSLVCSASGSSPSFIWLNGSPEVTAGDRVQLTDNNSSLTVTSVIRGDTGLYQCEASSIFSKEISPPLILTIYYGPENVAVEVDPVEPFYSSGSNLILTCSAESNPAAVFQWAVNGTELGEIGQELXLSNIQISQSGNYT from the exons ATGCTctcggctcgctctcttctcgtccgAAGGGAGTTCGCCCGGCCATCCATGAGTGGAgtccgggccagcactagtgcgagggaggcgcAGAAG TCACCAGGGCCAGCCTCCAATGTTACCGTAGTACCAAGTAAAACAGAGCTGGttgaattcagcagcactgtgagTCTCGTCTGCTCTGCGTCTGGCTCCTCACCTTCATTTATTTGGCTGAATGGCAGCCCTGAGGTAACAGCAGGGGACCGAGTTCAGCTAACAGACAACAACAGCAGTCTGACCGTTACTAGTGTGATCAGAGGTGACACAGGCCTATACCAATGTGAAGCATCCAGCATCTTCAGCAAAGAAATTAGTCCTCCATTGATCCTCACCATTTACT ATGGTCCAGAAAATGTTGCTGTTGAAGTAGATCCAGTGGAACCCTTTTACAGCTCTGGGTCAAACCTCATACTGACCTGCTCAGCTGAGTCCAACCCTGCTGCTGTGTTTCAGTGGGCTGTGAATGGAACAGAGCTTGGTGAAATAGGCCAAGAGCTCTGATTGAGCAACATTCAGATCAGTCAAAGTGGCAATTACACCTGA